Proteins encoded together in one Variovorax paradoxus EPS window:
- a CDS encoding aminotransferase class V-fold PLP-dependent enzyme → MTTTLENHPRGLAFSEALMREVKSRFLLVDRDHHGHERLYFDNAGGSFRLKAAAERFAQVDAVPDNAERIHATAVELQQIQAKAGDDLRTILNARGGSVYASLTASGAMFDMVRAVAENVPGTNMVTTVLEHPSAFDAMSLYADRLGRELRVAKSNPVTGGVDVEEIVRLVDKNTCLLNVIYASNISGAKLDMAEIVRRARAVKPDLYILVDAVQHAPHGPIDLEKTPVDGINLAPYKFFGCRGSGLSWMSDRAAVLPHHKLAGKKPDYWDLGSSAPWQFAALTEIVDYVCWIGKQFTDATERRALFVEGIGRIELHERALLAALLDGTGNATGLREMRGVEVFLDHEDLTKRDLILGIGFDRIDCTQAVVEYGKRGVTVYERVATSIYSKRMLESFGLEGTVRVSPLHCHSMADVERFLQATQEIAAAV, encoded by the coding sequence ATGACGACCACCCTCGAAAACCACCCCCGCGGTCTCGCGTTCTCCGAGGCGCTGATGCGCGAGGTGAAGTCGCGCTTCCTCCTCGTGGACCGCGACCACCACGGCCACGAACGCCTGTACTTCGACAACGCCGGCGGCTCGTTTCGCCTGAAGGCCGCGGCCGAGCGCTTCGCACAGGTCGATGCGGTTCCCGACAACGCCGAGCGCATCCACGCGACCGCCGTCGAGCTGCAGCAGATCCAGGCGAAGGCCGGCGACGATCTGCGCACCATCCTCAATGCGCGCGGCGGCAGCGTCTACGCCTCGCTCACCGCTTCGGGCGCCATGTTCGACATGGTGCGCGCGGTGGCCGAGAACGTGCCGGGCACGAACATGGTCACGACGGTGCTCGAACATCCGTCGGCGTTCGATGCGATGAGTCTCTACGCCGACCGGCTCGGCCGCGAGCTGCGCGTGGCGAAGAGCAACCCGGTGACGGGCGGCGTCGATGTGGAAGAGATCGTTCGCCTCGTCGACAAAAACACGTGCCTCCTCAACGTGATCTACGCCTCGAACATCTCGGGCGCGAAGCTCGACATGGCCGAGATCGTGCGCCGCGCGCGCGCCGTCAAGCCCGACCTCTACATCCTCGTGGACGCGGTGCAGCATGCGCCGCACGGCCCCATCGACCTCGAGAAGACGCCGGTGGACGGCATCAACCTCGCGCCCTACAAGTTCTTCGGTTGCCGCGGCTCGGGGCTCTCGTGGATGTCCGACCGCGCGGCCGTGCTGCCGCACCACAAGCTCGCGGGCAAGAAGCCGGACTACTGGGACCTGGGCAGTTCCGCGCCGTGGCAGTTCGCGGCGCTCACGGAGATCGTCGATTACGTGTGCTGGATCGGCAAGCAGTTCACCGACGCCACCGAGCGCCGCGCGCTGTTCGTCGAAGGCATCGGGCGCATCGAATTGCACGAGCGCGCGCTGCTCGCCGCGCTGCTCGATGGCACCGGCAATGCGACCGGGCTGCGCGAGATGCGGGGCGTCGAGGTGTTCCTCGACCACGAAGACCTGACCAAGCGCGACCTGATCCTGGGCATCGGCTTCGACCGCATCGACTGCACGCAGGCGGTGGTCGAGTACGGCAAGCGCGGCGTCACGGTGTACGAGCGCGTGGCGACGAGCATCTATTCGAAGCGGATGCTCGAATCCTTCGGGCTCGAAGGCACGGTGCGCGTCTCGCCGCTGCACTGCCATTCGATGGCCGATGTGGAGCGGTTTCTCCAGGCCACGCAGGAGATCGCGGCGGCCGTCTGA